The stretch of DNA GGCTTCAGATCATTGACCGTGATGGCCGTGCACGCTTCGGTCAATCCGTAACCGTTGGCCACCGGAATGCCGAGGTCATAGAAAAATTGCAGCGTCGCCGGTTCGCTGAATGCGCCGCCCACGATGATCGTCTGTAACTCGCCGCCAAATGCCCGATGGATTTGCGGCAACAAACGACGGCTCAAAGCCAGATTGGGGCGCCGGCGCGTCAGCGCCCGATTGATCGCAATTAGGAGGTTCAATATAGTTCGGCGCCACGGCGAGAGCTGCTCAAATCGGGCGCGTAGCCCTTTTTCCAGATTCTTCAGCACCATCGGCACCACACTCACGTAGGTGATCTTGTATCGGGTGAAGGCCTCGCGCACGTATTCTGGCCGTAACGTTCTCAGATGCACCACCGTCGCCCCGCAGATGAACGGGCCGATGAACCCGACCATGAAGTCAATCGCGTGATTGGTTGGCAAAATGCTCAAGTATCGCACGCCCGGCCAGAACGGATACCACGAGGTTAGCGCTATGCATTGCTCCAGGTAGTTCTCATGTGTCATCACGCATCCTTTAGGCCGTCCGCCTGTGCCTGAGGAGTAAACGATACAGGCTGTATCGCTGCGACGTCGCGGCACAAAGGCCGGCTCCCCTTCGACGCGACACTCTTCCCAGCGTCGCGCGCCGGCCAGTTCAGCATCGGGCGGGGCTTCTGTCACCAGCACAGCCTTCACGTCCAAGTCCTGGAATCCTTCAGTCTGCATCATCGCGCGCCACAGGTAGTATTCAATGATCAGCAGCTCCGCTTTGCAGTGAGCGAGCAGTTGAAGATGCTCGCGGCTGGTCAACTTGTAATCGAGCGGCACAAGCACGCCACCACGATAGAAGATGGCGTAAGCTGACATCAAATACTTCGACTGGTTGGTCATGATGATGGCAGCGCGGTTGCCCTCGCCAAATTCGATCTCTTGCAAGAATCTGGCCAGTGGCAGCGCCGCTTGCTTAAATTGCTGATATGTCCACCGGCCGTTTTCTCGGTCGCGGTCTGCTTCGATTAGACACAATTGATCCGACCATCGCTCCAGCGCATCACGCAATGCCTCCCCCAATGATTGATATTGACGCAAGTCGAGCATCAGAGTCGTGTGTGAATGCGTTCAGCTAACGCGCGAAAATCGCTGACCCCTTGCAGCTCGTAATCGGGCAGTTCGATATGAAAGTGATGTTCCAAGCGCGTCAACAGCTCCAACGCTTGAAGGCTGTCAATGCCCAGCACGGCAAACATGTCATCTTCAGGCCGAAGCTGATGGCGCGGCACATTGAAATGAGTGGCGGCCAGCGTCAAGACCTCATCTGTTATTTGTTCGAGTGTGCGCATACAGCAATGCTCCAATGTGACGACCTTGCCGGAACTGGATATGGTCTCAACACCTCTTTTTCCTGTGTCGGCGCGGCAGCTAGCCTATATTGGCGCTGGCTCGCTGCCGCTGGCGAAGATACCGGCCAAGGACGCCACTCCACGGCGGAATAACAATGGAGACCGCGCCATACGCTTGCGCCTGACAGGCCAAGCGAATGATCGGCTTCTCCTCATCTGTGTCAATATAGCCAAACTCCTTCATCCGCTGCCGTTCAAATGAACTGACCGGCGAGAGCTTCTCAGCGCCACCCAGCACGCCTACCCAGCACGTGCCACATGAGCCGGCGCGACATTGCACCGGAATCGGTCCTTCATTGATGATGCACCGAGAATCGCGCAGGTGATAGGGACGCTTATCATGAGCCGCCGCTGTCGTCAGGTGTTGTGAATTGATGAGCTTGAACGTCGCATGCGGATCATTTTCATCAAACGTGATCGTCCAAACTTTGTCCGGATATTTGAACCAGGCCAGCCATCCTTGCCGATCATCCCGCGCACGGCAAGCCAGCACTTGCTGGGGCGAGCGAGCCGCAACGTGCTGGGGCAGCCTGATCGCCCCATCGGCTTGCATGAAGGCGCTCAGCCCAACTTGTTGCACCGTCATAAAACCAACGGCGGTGATCCCAATGAACAAAGAGAAGGGCTGGTTCAGCTCGTTGCTAACCTGCTGGGCGACGTGCTTAATCTGCTCGGTCAGCGTTTGGCCTGACAGCACGCTGCTCGAGTTTGCGTGCGCAATGATCGCTTGTTTCACCTGGGGCCAGTAACGATGACCGTAAAGAAAGGCGTGCGACGAATCAATTTGATC from Blastocatellia bacterium encodes:
- a CDS encoding AMP-binding protein; this encodes MRQYQSLGEALRDALERWSDQLCLIEADRDRENGRWTYQQFKQAALPLARFLQEIEFGEGNRAAIIMTNQSKYLMSAYAIFYRGGVLVPLDYKLTSREHLQLLAHCKAELLIIEYYLWRAMMQTEGFQDLDVKAVLVTEAPPDAELAGARRWEECRVEGEPAFVPRRRSDTACIVYSSGTGGRPKGCVMTHENYLEQCIALTSWYPFWPGVRYLSILPTNHAIDFMVGFIGPFICGATVVHLRTLRPEYVREAFTRYKITYVSVVPMVLKNLEKGLRARFEQLSPWRRTILNLLIAINRALTRRRPNLALSRRLLPQIHRAFGGELQTIIVGGAFSEPATLQFFYDLGIPVANGYGLTEACTAITVNDLKPFRADTVGKPLPGIEIKIVNPDADGIGEVATRSKAIMSHYLDDPELTAETIVDGWLMTGDLGRIDAMGHLQLVGRKKNMIVTEGGKNVYPEDVEAAFEGLPVKEFCVFAANYIWPQHAMTGEQLVIVVHLEPGQSWNDALQADLVARNRRLLDFKRVGGYLIWPDDFPRTASLKIKRGVLAEQIRSRVDRTAIVPL
- a CDS encoding acyl carrier protein; this translates as MRTLEQITDEVLTLAATHFNVPRHQLRPEDDMFAVLGIDSLQALELLTRLEHHFHIELPDYELQGVSDFRALAERIHTRL
- a CDS encoding (2Fe-2S)-binding protein, translating into MSTSSGVLFETFLNQHDDEAWAEVMDSLLPLIHEVDQTATRIWFHFYPLALARALQQSDDPAALANKLVLQGRYRLTDQIDSSHAFLYGHRYWPQVKQAIIAHANSSSVLSGQTLTEQIKHVAQQVSNELNQPFSLFIGITAVGFMTVQQVGLSAFMQADGAIRLPQHVAARSPQQVLACRARDDRQGWLAWFKYPDKVWTITFDENDPHATFKLINSQHLTTAAAHDKRPYHLRDSRCIINEGPIPVQCRAGSCGTCWVGVLGGAEKLSPVSSFERQRMKEFGYIDTDEEKPIIRLACQAQAYGAVSIVIPPWSGVLGRYLRQRQRASANIG